The Vibrio nitrifigilis genome window below encodes:
- the glmS gene encoding glutamine--fructose-6-phosphate transaminase (isomerizing), translating into MCGIVGAVAQRDIAEILVEGLRRLEYRGYDSAGVAIVDADCNLERVRRLGKVQELADAIETKHVHGGTGIAHTRWATHGEPSEANAHPHISGDIAVVHNGIIENYEVLREELRARGYVFESQTDTEVIAHLVEWERRTSETLLEAVQKTAKQLEGAYGTVVVDRKDPERLIVARSGSPIVIGLGVGENFLASDQLALLNVTRRFIYLEEGDVAEITRRDVNIFDLNGAKVEREVTESNAEHDAGEKGKYRHFMQKEIFEQPTALVKTIEGRVTKDSVITDSIGLHATEILNKVEHVQLIACGTSYNSAMASRYWFESIAGVSCDVEIASEFRYRKFVTRPNSLLITLSQSGETADTLAALRLAKEKGYMSAMTICNVAGSSLVRESDFAFMTRAGTEIGVASTKAFTTQLAALLMLVVALGKQKGTVDKALEAEIVGEIHKLPKQIEAALNSEKEIEVLAEDFADKHHTLFLGRGEYYPIALEAALKLKEISYIHAEAYAAGELKHGPLALIDADMPVVVVAPSNDLLEKLKSNIEEVRARGGLLYVFADEAAGFVSDETMKVITLPHVSEITAPIFYTVPMQLLAYHVALIKGTDVDQPRNLAKAVTVE; encoded by the coding sequence ATGTGTGGAATTGTTGGTGCAGTTGCGCAACGTGATATTGCTGAAATCTTAGTTGAAGGTTTACGTCGTCTTGAATATCGAGGTTACGACTCAGCTGGTGTGGCCATTGTTGATGCCGACTGTAATCTTGAGCGTGTTCGTCGCTTAGGAAAAGTTCAAGAGTTAGCGGATGCGATTGAAACCAAACACGTACATGGAGGAACCGGAATTGCTCATACGCGTTGGGCGACTCATGGTGAACCTTCAGAAGCGAATGCTCACCCACACATTTCTGGTGATATCGCCGTTGTTCATAATGGTATCATTGAAAACTATGAAGTTTTACGTGAAGAATTACGTGCACGTGGTTACGTATTTGAATCTCAAACAGACACGGAAGTGATTGCTCACCTTGTTGAATGGGAACGTCGTACATCTGAGACGTTACTTGAAGCGGTGCAAAAAACGGCAAAACAGCTAGAGGGCGCCTATGGCACTGTAGTTGTTGATCGTAAAGATCCTGAACGTTTAATTGTTGCTCGCTCTGGTAGCCCTATTGTGATTGGTTTAGGGGTGGGTGAAAACTTCCTCGCCTCTGATCAACTTGCTCTTTTAAATGTGACTCGCCGCTTCATTTATCTTGAAGAAGGGGATGTTGCTGAAATCACTCGTCGTGACGTCAATATTTTTGATTTGAATGGGGCGAAAGTAGAACGTGAAGTGACTGAATCAAACGCAGAACATGATGCGGGTGAAAAAGGTAAATACCGTCATTTCATGCAAAAAGAGATCTTTGAACAGCCAACAGCATTAGTGAAAACCATTGAAGGTCGTGTAACCAAAGACTCTGTAATTACTGATAGCATTGGGTTACATGCGACTGAGATTTTGAACAAAGTAGAACATGTTCAATTGATTGCTTGTGGTACTTCATATAACTCAGCAATGGCATCTCGTTACTGGTTTGAATCAATTGCAGGAGTAAGCTGTGATGTCGAAATTGCATCAGAGTTTCGTTACCGAAAATTTGTTACTCGCCCAAATAGTTTATTGATTACATTGTCTCAATCTGGTGAAACAGCTGATACTCTAGCGGCTCTGCGCTTAGCAAAAGAGAAAGGGTATATGTCAGCAATGACTATTTGTAATGTTGCTGGTTCTTCATTAGTTCGTGAGTCAGATTTTGCCTTCATGACACGCGCTGGAACGGAGATCGGTGTGGCTTCGACTAAAGCGTTTACCACACAGCTCGCTGCTTTACTAATGCTAGTGGTTGCTTTAGGTAAGCAGAAAGGTACAGTGGATAAAGCGTTAGAGGCTGAAATCGTAGGTGAGATTCATAAATTACCAAAACAAATCGAAGCAGCTTTAAACTCTGAAAAAGAAATTGAAGTGTTGGCAGAAGATTTTGCGGATAAGCACCATACTCTATTCCTAGGTCGTGGCGAGTATTACCCTATTGCTTTAGAGGCAGCACTGAAACTAAAAGAAATTTCCTACATTCACGCAGAAGCGTATGCTGCAGGCGAGTTGAAACATGGTCCACTTGCTTTGATAGATGCAGATATGCCAGTGGTTGTGGTTGCACCAAGTAATGATCTTTTAGAAAAACTGAAATCGAACATCGAAGAAGTTCGTGCTCGTGGCGGTTTACTCTATGTATTCGCCGATGAAGCTGCTGGCTTTGTGAGTGATGAAACGATGAAAGTTATTACGCTGCCACATGTTAGTGAAATCACAGCCCCAATCTTTTATACCGTACCAATGCAGTTACTGGCGTATCACGTTGCGTTGATTAAAGGAACCGACGTAGACCAACCTCGTAACTTAGCGAAAGCGGTGACTG